From the Musa acuminata AAA Group cultivar baxijiao chromosome BXJ3-7, Cavendish_Baxijiao_AAA, whole genome shotgun sequence genome, one window contains:
- the LOC135641992 gene encoding anthranilate O-methyltransferase 2-like, with protein sequence MGKRIEGILHMVGGAGETSYASNSKFQEKVLHMAKPIMEEAIGGVYMSLLPERMAVVDLGCSSGPNTLEVVSEVLDVIGKLRRSLGRQEMPEILFFLNDLPGNDFNHVFRSLGDYKRKVEEEKGNLLVPYYVVGVPGSFYGRLFPCQSVHFFNASCCLNWLSQVPEGEQGVLLNNKNIYIAETSPLEFVKTYQDQHQRDFSEFLRCRHAELSYGARMVLSFLGRKGSYPPSGDVGYFYDLLAEALSALVSQGIIEEDKLVTFNMPYYAPSMEEVKAVIHREDLFDLEQAQIFETNWDPFDDSDDDSAAFDSIVSGKNVAGYVRAAFQPLIEEHFGDAILDELFSIYAANVSRHLLQQKSKHYLFVISLKKKKKKKKKKKKEADGDSAAAW encoded by the exons atgggcaagAGGATAGAAGGAATCCTTCACATGGTCGGAGGAGCTGGGGAAACCAGCTACGCCTCCAATTCTAAGTTTCAG GAGAAGGTACTTCACATGGCGAAGCCAATAATGGAGGAGGCAATAGGAGGGGTTTACATGTCGCTGCTCCCCGAGAGGATGGCGGTGGTCGACTTAGGTTGTTCCTCGGGCCCTAACACTTTGGAGGTGGTCTCCGAGGTGCTCGACGTGATTGGCAAGCTACGTCGGAGCCTGGGACGCCAGGAGATGCCGGAGATCCTGTTCTTCTTGAATGACCTCCCGGGGAATGACTTCAATCACGTCTTCCGGTCTCTGGGAGATTACAAGAGGAAggtcgaggaggagaaggggaatctGCTGGTGCCATACTACGTCGTGGGAGTTCCAGGCTCCTTCTACGGCAGGCTTTTCCCTTGTCAAAGTGTCCACTTCTTCAACGCTTCCTGTTGTCTCAACTGGCTCTCTCAG GTTCCTGAAGGTGAACAGGGAGTTCTACTCAACAATAAGAACATCTATATTGCAGAGACAAGCCCACTGGAATTTGTGAAAACATATCAAGACCAACACCAAAGAGACTTTTCAGAGTTCCTTAGGTGCCGTCATGCAGAACTAAGCTACGGAGCAAGAATGGTATTGTCATTTCTAGGAAGGAAAGGGAGTTATCCACCCTCGGGAGATGTGGGATACTTTTACGACCTGTTAGCCGAAGCCCTGAGTGCTTTGGTATCACAG GGAATCATAGAGGAGGACAAACTGGTGACCTTCAATATGCCGTATTATGCACCTTCCATGGAAGAAGTAAAGGCAGTGATCCATAGGGAAGACCTGTTTGATTTAGAACAAGCACAGATCTTTGAGACTAATTGGGACCCGTTTGATGACTCGGATGATGATTCCGCTGCATTCGACAGTATAGTAAGCGGAAAGAACGTCGCAGGATATGTGAGAGCAGCGTTTCAACCCTTGATTGAAGAGCATTTCGGGGATGCCATACTGGATGAGTTATTCTCTATATATGCAGCCAATGTCTCCAGGCATCTCCTTCAACAGAAAAGTAAGCACTACCTATTTGTCATttccttgaagaagaagaagaagaagaagaagaagaagaagaaggaggctgACGGCGATAGTGCTGCGGCTTGGTGA